The following DNA comes from Papaver somniferum cultivar HN1 chromosome 4, ASM357369v1, whole genome shotgun sequence.
TGAGCGAGGCCAactctctccactatgggatatGAGATGACATAAGAGGTGGAATGTTTCCGAAATGGGGTTCTGTTTGAGGTattttgcattgtaaaatttggCTAATACAGAGTTAGGTTTTTCATGGATGCTCCAAATTCGTTTTATGAGTAGTGATTTGTTGTGTTCCTTTTTACTTCAGATGTCGGGCCCACTTTGGGATTTAGGTTTGTAAAGCTTATCCTTTCCTAGTGGGGTGGAGCTTCTTGATGGAAGAATCGTGACCCCAGATGAAGTTCGTCATGATACGATCCATGTTTTGGTGGATATGAGTAGAAAGAATTTGGGTTTGCACGAGATGGTTGGCAGCAGGGGTTAGGGATCATTTTATGAGTTCGAATCTTCCTGATTGGTTGTGGCATTTAGTCATCCATCCTTTCGCCTTGCGCGCTATCCGTTGAAATAATGGGGCAAAAAATGGTGTGATGATCTTCTTTGTTTAAATTGTACTCCTAAATAGGCAGGGGATTTGATGTTGTTTGCATGTTGAAGGCTTGTTTTAAATCATCTAGTTGGTGCTGCTCAATATTCAGGTGATGGATTAATATGGATTTCGAAGCGTTGATGTGTTGACCAATCGATGTGCCATAAGCTTGTAGTAATATGTGTTGACCCGCCGAGGTGCCATGAGATGTTGCCCTCTTTTGAGGAAAAAAAGGCATTAGTTGATTTCCATGTGACTTTGTTGATGATCACGGGATATATTTGTCTAGGAAGCTTAGGGAACGTTACAAACAACAACTACGAAAATAAAGAACAACCATTTGATTCAGCTTGGATTTGAATCTCGCCAGCCTGACATCAGATCCAGAATAAGCTTCAAACTCAATTCATCTATAATCATAAAAGCAATGTAAGCTTCATTCTCCGCCTAACTCCAAAACTAGGCCTTTAGGCATCTTTGTTTCAGTAAATCGGGAAATAAGTCTAATAAATTAAGATGGGTTTTTTCTGAGTAGGCTGATTGCGACGTTGGAACTGATTGTTATGCATTTGATTAGGTCCACGATTTTGCTGATTAAAATTCCTTGGACCATTTCTGCTGGAAGACGCTGAGTTGGAAATAACAACATTGGCAATATGTTGTTGTATCAATGCAAGTTGCTGCTCGAGCCGCATATTAAATGTGAGGAGATGAGAATATAAAGTATCCATGTCCATCTCTTCAATGGTGCTCAAGGCATTTACAATTGGATCGTAAGCTTGATTCAATCCATTGCTGATGGATTATTTCATCTCATCAGTCGAAACGGTGTACCCCGATGCTGCAAGCTGATCAAACAAAATTTTAGCTTCGCTTAGAAAAGCTTTTAAAGACTTGTTATCTTTGTTCATGAAATGTAGTTGTTTCTCAAGGCTCATCTGGTGAGCTCTTGTTTTTGGTGCAAAATGGCTTTCAAGTTTATCCCAAACTTGTTTTGTTGTATCCAATCCTCTGACATATGTTCGAGAACTTCTGGTGTCAACGTTGAGTTGAGTGATCCTACAAGTAAAGAATCTTGTGCTTCATAGTCTGTGAATAAAGGATTGAtatcttctgattctggaagggTTCCTGGTGGTTTTTCCCGAGTTCCATCTATAAAACCAGTAAGTCCATATCCTTTGAGGATAGGCTTAAACTGTGTTTTCCACAGTGAGTAATTTATTTATGTGAGTTTGAAAGTAACAAGATGATGTATCTGGATATTTCTGAGGCTATTTGTATTGGTTGCCGTGGATAttgatttgagtttttttttttttttggttttgtaatGGAAGCGTGTGTTGGATCGTAGATTGATACCAAATTAACACAGATATTTGGGTGTGGGTAGAATAACTTCCACACTTTGCTCGTGGAGTTTGAGTTTTATTTATACTGAAGAATATAATACTTCTGTTACAGagttattacaaagataacaTATTCAAAACTCTAATCAACGAGATACTAGCTAACTAAAAGAACGAGTTACATGCCGCATAGATGTGCAGTTTGGCTAGTCTTGAGGAGGACTTTCTGTTGTATGCTTAACAGGTTCttctttcaaaaacaaaaaaaaaatcaaaacaaaacaaaaccaaaatggGTTCTTAGCCCCGATCCCCGCACGGGATTTTcccggattttttttttgtgtcaacCTAGCATCACTCCGACACTCCGTCTACGATGCGTCGATGCCTGTACTGTCTATCCAGATTCCAGACTTCACTTTCCAGTGTATATTTTGGTCAATATTACTTTACAGGAAGTCGGGGACAGTTATATTTTTCAAATCTTGGTTGAGCGAGGCTACAGATCCCCACTATCTATTTCCCCCCTAATCTCAGAaatttcttcaacaaagtatCAGGGTTTTAGATTGACAATTTTTTCTCCATCTTAAttagtttaatttgattattgTCAGAATGTCGTCTCGATTTAATACTAATCAGTTACAACCTGGAAGGCAATGAGAAAGAATTTCAATGGAGGTAGTACTACAATAGCTACCGGTAGTGGTGGTGCTGTAGGTAAAGAGAAATTGTCATATTCTGAACCAAATTCAGCTCAAAGTACTCCTTCTAGGAGTCTTCCAAAGAGTGTTTCGGTAACAGGATGTGTTAAATTTCATCCAGGTGGTGATGTAGGAatgagaggaggaggaggaagttaTTCTAAAGTTTGTAGAAGGGTTTCAATGTTCTCTCTGATTTTGAGCTTTTTGAAGATCCATATTTCTAGATGTATCATCATGTTCAGGTATGTGCTGTTTTTTCCCCTTATAATACGAGCATTTAGTATTGATTGTATCTTTGGATCATAATTTAGAGGTATGTATGTCAGCACGGATTAGTATTTTTCATTCAATCATTTGTGTATTTCGATGCTTTGTACTCTGTTGTAGGTTTTAGACCGATTAGTAATGCAGAGAAGGTTACTAAgggatttttatatttttgagacAGCACAACGCACATACTCTAACATGGCTTGGGAATCGTGAAACTAGGTTTACTTTTGATCATTGTTGCGTATGAGACGATATCACAGGTACACTCATGACCAAATTGTaacattttgttgttgttggtattTACGAACTTGGAAGTTTGTGAGTGATGATGAATGTTTGATATGTGCTGTAGGAGAAGCTATTCATGGTTGTTGGTTTCCCCATGGTAGAGGATCATGTCAGGGTATAATAGTTGTATGTTTGCTTACAATCAGGTGCGTTGTTATAGTCTTTGAGGTGGTTTCTGAGATTGTGAGACGGATGATGACATTTTGATGTGTTCTTGCAGACGGGGAGTGGTAAGACATATACTATGATGAGAGAGGTACATGAGATGGATAGATATCTTAACGAAGACTGTGGGATGACTCtttgtatttttgaatatttgtttATGAGGATTCGAGATGTAAGAAGATATCACAAGGAAACTCTGGTGACTTGAGATAATTGCTTTCTTATATACTCTCTGCATTTGCCTCGCATTTTACCTTAAGTACTTCATATTTCTCAGGAAGATTAGAACCCGCAGGGAAGAAAAGTGAAAGTACAGCTGCAAGTGTTCCTTTCTTGAGATTTACAATAAGCAAATAACTGATCTCTTGGAACCCTCATCTAATCTTCAGGTAATTACATAGCATTTCTTGTGATTTCTCAATTCATTTTAAATCCATTTGGTCATTTCTGATATACCTTAATATTTAATACTATTGTAGCTTAGAGAAGATATAGGAAAAGGCGTTTATGTTGAAATCTTACGAAATACTAAGTGACCACCGTTTAGGTTATTGTCGAGCGTTTGTTACAGGtgaatttggttgtcatattaacCATTTCTGATCAGATATACCAGCTATTATAACTCCCATTGTTGTATCTGTCCAGGGTGCTGTAAATAGAAAAATACCCGCAACAAACATGAACAACGAGAGCCGTCCTTCCCATAGTGTGTTTATCTGTGTCATTGAGAGCCTATAGGATATAGATTCCACTGCACACCTAAGATTTGGGAGGTTAAACTTGGTAGATCTTGCTGGTTCAGAGAGGTAATTAAGACTGGCCATGTGGTATCTTATGCTTGTTCTGATATTCATCCATGTTTTCATTTTTAGGCAGAAAACCTCTGGTGCTGAAGGAGAGCTCTTGAAAGAAGCCGCAAACATCAACGAATCACTATCAACTCTTGGGTAATTTATTTTACGACTTGTTTCTTATTCATTCCTTGATTGTGCTCAGCTAAACTTAGTTGAGTCTTGTGTGGGAGTCCATCTTATTTTTGTAGAAGGTCTTTTCAACATCAATAAGTGTTTTTGTTGCCTGCAAATAACTTGCAGACCGGTGATCATGACTTTAGTGGATCTGGTGCATGGGAAACATAGGCATGTCCCGCACCTTGATTCTTGAATCACATTTCTGCTTCAGATAAATCCTTAAGCCCTATGAAGATAGCTTATATTGCATCGGGTCTCAAATCCTTAACTGCAGATTATGATATCTAAGCTTGTGTGTGCAGAATTCTCTCGGTGTAAATTCAAAAATAATTGCTAATATCAGTCCATCTACTTGTGTTTACTTCTATCCTTGGTCATATTCCGTTTCAAACATCTGTGAGGCACCCAACTGTTGAGTATGTTTCATTTCTATATTTGGAATCCCTTGTATGCAGTGCATCTCTGCAAATGAAACTCAAAGCAGTCAATCCAATAATGTAATTGACAATATCAGAAGCAAATTATGGGTCTTGTCCAATGCACAAGCAATCCGTCATTTTTCTGCAAGATTGCCAGATATGCAAGCAATTgggtgattttcaatttcagtttagtATTGTTTCTCTTCGTTAATTAAGATAAATAAGCCCTTTTGCTTGAAACAGTACGAGTTGGGAGTCCATGGTTCGCGAAGTGAAGAGAGACTAATCAGCCTCCATTTATGTGGCATTACCATCGGAAATAACAGAGAAAAGTTCAATGAGGCCAACAGGATCTAGCTCACCCTTTTAGATGCATCCAGGGTTTGGTTCACCATGTGAGAATAGAGAAAGATCAAGAGTTATCAATGGCCAGACTTCGATAGAAGAGCTGCAGGCATTGTCGCCTAAACAACAAAAAGAAGTAAGAACTGCCTGCATAATAATCTTTTATATCTGTGTACGTTCTAAAGCTCTTCTATATGTTGCAAAAAACTTTTGGCCGATCTGTTTGCCTCTCAGATATGTATATTAAATGCTAGACTTGCAGCAGCTGAAAGCATGAGACGTGATGTGTGATTAGGGATTTACTTGCCGTCAAACTGGACCTCACTAGCTATGCGTAGAAGTCTTAGCTGATCTATTTGTCTCTCAGGTAAGCATGTTAAATGCAAGACTTGCAGCAGCCGAAAGCATGACACATGATGTGATTGGGGATTTACTAGCTATGCAGTAAGTTTAGAATAGCATTTGATGCAGTCATCAAATGAATTCTTCTTTAAGTTACTTTTCTCAATGTTCTGAgtattttttgtcttttttaCTGGAATCCCGAACTTGATAGACCAGCACGAGGTTCAGAAGTTGAAGAAGCTCAGAAACAAACAAAAGAGTCCATTGCAGGTAATGTCATATATACTATGCTGATTCAATTTTATGTTGACAATTTGTTTTTTCCTTTGTGCTTAGGTTTTTAACTTGGTTTTTGTTGATAGGAGCAAGAAATTATGAATTTGAGGAAGCAAATGATACAAGTGATTTGTTGGAGGAAAGACAAAGGTGAGACGTGTTGCAATCTGAGAACTTAGTGTACTCTCTGGGTTTTTTAAAACTTGGTTATTGTTCAGCTACGTCAGATATAGTATCTAATCAGCTCTAGGTTAAACAACTAAGACAACGACATGCTTAAAGCACAAAATGAAATGTTAAAGGCGCACACCATTTAGAATCTGAATGGTCAAGTCAAACTTGTTTTAACATGTTTTAGAACCTTAACTTCAGTCCGATTTATTCTTAGCAGTTGTGTCAATCCTACCTGCAGAATAGATGGAGAGGAAAAATGGACGAAACGGTGAAGAAACAATTTGAGTCACAGAATTCCCAACTAAGGGTTCAATATAAGATGAAGGGAAGAAGGTGGGTTGTTGGTTTTGGCTATTTACTGAAGTACACCAGTTGTGTCCCCGTTTTCTGCTCATATATTTTCTTTGGTCTGGCAGGAAAACTGCTTCTCAAGGGATGGTAATGCGGAATTTAGCAAGAGGCTAGTGCATTCAGATAAGTTCCTATCTGGTAGCAGAAACCTTTTAGTCTTCATCCATATAATCAGTATGACGAGGAAAGGCACACAAACAAAATACAGGTAAGAACTTAGGTGCAACCAAAATGCCATGAGCTTCAGTAACCAAAACACAACTTTCTAAGGGAAGTTTGTCGCTGATGTCAACATACTATAAATTTTTTGCTGCGACAGGAACACGAAGATGATTCCAATTAGCCCAAGCGAGCCTTGAAAAATGACATCTTTCAGAGAAAACATGTTAAATTAGTAAAACTCTAATTATTACTGTTCATATACATATTTTGTGTATGTTAATTTAGTACTACAACAAATAGTAGTACTAAATCAATTTGTTTAACTTGGAAATCAATTTGTTTCCAATCTTGCCATAAAAACAGTAGTTCCTAGTTCCTATTTTAGAAAAGAAACACTGAGAATTATAACAATGGCCCCCTTATTTACCAATATTTCTCAACAAATTGAATCCAAGAAAAATATTAGTGTAGGTGAAGTGATCTCCTTGTTCCTTCAGAACTCGATTTCCTGCTTCGCGCTCGAAGATTTTAAAGAGTGGTCCTGAAAATGTAACACAAAAATTTGAGATGAGCTAAATTGGCACGGCAAACTCCCCCAATGAAAAACAAAATGACAGCTGAGGAAAATCTGGTGTATGGTACAGGCATAAATAGTAATGGACATCTGGAGTCCTTCCGAGAGCTGTCTCAATTGAACTACCAGACTCGTCCTTAGCATCCACACAAGAATCACGGCACCAAATAATGAGGTCGTGCCAATTTACTTGAAGTTTGGTCAGATAGCCAGTAATGCTACCTGTATACATGACGTGACACGTGTTTCTAGATATGTCCGTTGATATTGTTCCGTTAAGAAGGTTGAGGAGGGTACTACCAAGCAAGAGATGTACCCCCTATCATATTGGTACCCATGTAGCCGCTAAGTAAAATTGAAAAACAATCCGTATTTCCTCGATAAACAAAAGGGTAGTTTCATCATTTCTCCCCGTTTAGTCCTacagatgaaaaagaaaactaaacgCTCGCTCGATAGTTGAAATAAAAATTTCTAGGTTTACAGTTTCCTTTGTAAACTACTATTTGTTAGGGTTTCAGTTCTCATATTTTCATCTACAGCCATTTTTAGGTATGATTCGTGTGAAATCATTGGAAGCGGTTTCATTTAAAGAAGAATTCAATCGAAAGTATATTCCAGAAGACAAGATTCCATTATTCTATGATTCGATCAAACACACTGTTGTGTGTCTTATGGCCATTAAACCTAATAAAGAGGTAAAAGATGTAGAAAATGATGAATCTCCCTATTTTGGTGATCCTGCTGAGGAGGTAGAGAGCTCTCCTGTGAAGATGGATTTTAAAGAAAAACAAGCTGAAGAAATCCCATCGGAAAAAATGATATTTGGAACAGGAGTCGTGCTTGATTCAGGCTTCATACTTACGGCTAATCATGTTGTCAAAGGTGCTAAGTATATTTCTTTTAGGCATCTTGAAGATACCAATTTCTATACTTGTGAAGTGATTAATCATGATACAATTAATGATTTAGCAATGCTCGTAAGATATTCAGGAGAGTTTACAAAATGTGTCGAGTTTGGAGAGTCAAAGGATATAAAACATGGTCGAAATGTTTATTGCATATCAAATCCGGGGGTGAACAGTCATTTTGCTGTTTTTCGCGATACATTCAGTATTGGTCAAATTGGATGTCCAGATAGATTGGTGGAGAATAAGAAACTTATCCAGATCAACAATACTGATGGAAGTTATACTGGTTCGATGGGTGCACCTGTCTTTTCGTCTAGTGGAACTTTAATTGGAATTATAACAAAAATAGAAAAGCCTTATGACTTTGCAGTCCGGGTTGACGTCGTGATGGAGTTTTTTAAAGCCACTTTACAACAGGTAATTTGTCCCATGTCATTCATTTTATATGTGACACAATGCACACGCATtaactgttctttatattttcaTTTCTCGCATAATTGATATCTATAGGCAGTAGGATAGAACTGGTTTTGAACAGCTGATGCAAATTACCTCCAAGTAGTCATGGCTCATGAGAGGTGTGTTGTTAAGAGCCAAACCTGAAAGTAAACATGCTCTTATTTATTAGGAAGCATATACTTTCAGGTTTTCGATCTCCAAGTCAGCTCATGTTCAAGGAGGAAATCCTTGTCTATTAGAATTTCCTTAACTTGGTCAATCGAATTGTGTTAGAGCAAGTTTAAGTAGGGTTGGTTTTAGAGTCTTTGCTTCTGAAGGAGAACCAGATCTAAGTGCATATGCCAAATCCTTTTGTTATTGATTCTGGACCACCTGGTACTGTCATGTTGAGAGAGAGAAAGATCCTTCGGTGAAGGTTGAGATGCCGTCGTCGCCAAAGCAGtaacctctctctctctctctcgacatGAAGctgattgttattttgttttgaaattgCTAATTTGATACTTGAGATCTGATCTGAATTGGAAACAATAGTTACTGTGTTCTGAAATGTATCATCTTTCTTGCTAAGCATTCGTTTATGGAGTGAATTGAATTATAAACTGCACTTTGTATCGAAGCAAGCGAAATTCCGATTACAAGTACTCTACTTATAGTGGTTGCCAGGTTACTATCTTAGGTGTTATTGGATTAGTCAATAATTAGCCAGGTATTTTCGTATTCCTTTGGCTAATAGTATCTAATCAGTCTTCTAATCGGTAAATTATAGTTTTGAATACCAATATTATAGTAATGTTTGAGGATATGGGAACAATAATCTGTTGGTATTAGGAGAATATCCCTATAGTGCTCTGCTTTATCAAGTACTTTTTTTTCCTACGAGGTAGGATCTGATAACACTGTGGTGGAGGACATCGTGACAACACGTTCTTATGCTGCCCAATTAGGGGATGCTGTTGATCGTCAATTCTTAAATAGACCCAACTCAAAACTTTCTATATTTTTTACATGTTAAACTTTAGAAGTTTAGAAAggggtgatatctttatcatctTATTGTTCAACGCTTTGTTTATCCCCATGTCCTTGGCAGGGGCATAAGAATTTGTCAACGTTAGGTATTTGCTAATTTGGGCTGTGGCATGTCAGAGCAATACATATATAATGTTTTCTGATTCGGTTGTATTCGTGTGATAAAACGAAACAAAGCATAGTAGATCAAGCTGATGTCAAAATGGAAATTGGCttgctcagaataagaaatgcaaTGTAACTGCAACTCTTTGACAGCACAAAGGTAAAAAATCCATTAGATAGACACTAGAGTAGTTGAGTTAGGAATTTATAGATGACGTATTTGATTCATATTATATCTTGTTACATCCTTTTAACTTATGATCAGCTTTTTCAGTCCAGGTCATTAACCTTTGATAGTTACACAACATAGAAGTAGACCAGCCCAGCAAATCCAATAGAGATGGTCAGGCGAAAAGCAATCAAAAGTGTGTTTGTAGTAATTCTAAGTTTTAGATGTTTAGATATAACTCAAAAAAAATTCAGTTATACCTACTTTTGGGATATAATTGCATCACAGCTTGTTGATTTTCCTTTGGTTGTGCAATCTTGGAGTATGGCTATGCcaggtaacaaaatttctttgTAACCCCTGATATCAACTGTTGCTGGTATGCTGTTGCTTTTATGCACAAAAATCAAAGTAAATTAATTTTTTGAACTGTAATACGAAAGAAGTTGATGCATCTATTCGAAAGATGTGTTATAGAACAAAATAATATACAATTTGTTTATTTCACGAGAGGTATACGCCTTGGTGCTGAAGTAAACTTCCAAATACTTCACTATTTCAGGTTTCAGTTCCTTGTCATATGCAGGATATAGATTGTTGCCTCTAATTTTACTGGATAACTGCTGATGACTggttattcttttggaaatcagGGGTTACAAAATTATCTGTTGTTGTGGGAGATGCAGGTTTTAATCCTTTTAGCAACTCCATTATAGTGTCACGTTGTTCTGCATCTCTTGATATCCCTGCCGCTTTCTCCATAGTGATTTCTCAGTTGTTTTCTTCCTTCTATATAGGGATTTAATGTCACAACCTTGTTATCTTTAGACACAAGGGCATCCATCAATTATTGATGCTTAGAAATTTACTGTTTAAGGATACTTTACCTTAAGGTGTTTTATCTCCCTTCTTTCTATTCCTCACGGAATTCTTCCTTTAGTGAAATCTCTTACTATGTGCACCAGTTACAACACTTCAATATATTAGAAACTAGGAAATAGAAACCCTTTCTATATGGGGTAAATTCTATAATTGAACTCCGATCTTGAAGTGACTCTAGTGTCTTCCATTATAAACGGGCAAATAAGTTGCTCTTAAGATACCACAACTGGCTTGATGTTTAAATAGTTGAGAAACACAGCCATGCTCATTTAATTTTGTTGTTTGTTGCTATGTATGTGAAAAATGCTATCTGAATACACTTGATGAGTCCATTCAGCAACTACTCAGACTGCAATATATCGTTACATAACTTTTGGCTTTTCACTCTGTAAAGTTGGTGAtgatatgtgattttatgtaattTCAGGTGCTCGATCAGAAAAGAAGCCTCGGTAATAGCCAGGCTACCAAGGAAGAACAGTAATAACATGATTATATTATGTTACAAACATCGTCTAATAGCGGGTTCGGAGTGGCTTAGTTGCTTGTTATTCTTGAAAATGTCATTATATGTATAATACCTTTGTTTGCAGCTATCATCAATGTCTGACAAGCTTTCTTTACGAATTTGTCTGGCTCAAACTGTTTACAATTCTATTTTTATGGTTTGGGTTCAAAAATAATTTTATCATCTCCCAAAGTTTTCACTTGTCATAGATGATGAAAACTACTACAAAGTCGATATATTTGCATACTATTTTGTTTTATCGACATTGTCGAAATGTCTGTCATCCATCTTACTCCATGCCCTCCTGGTCCTGCGGCTGGATTTTTTGTATGTCCTCCAACCTCTCTGAACACTTTCTTTCCATATAAATGTCTGGACTCCATTTTACTCCATACCCTCCTGGTCCTGCGTCTGGTTTTTTGTATGTCCTCCAGCCTCTCTGAACACTTTCTTTCCATATAAAGTGGCAGCAACAGTGTATATTCCACTATATATGCTCCATGAATTATTGAGGCTGTAGAAAAAAATGCTTCTTCTAACATTTAcacatttaatttaattttagagCTATGAGGATC
Coding sequences within:
- the LOC113271629 gene encoding uncharacterized protein LOC113271629, translating into MIRVKSLEAVSFKEEFNRKYIPEDKIPLFYDSIKHTVVCLMAIKPNKEVKDVENDESPYFGDPAEEVESSPVKMDFKEKQAEEIPSEKMIFGTGVVLDSGFILTANHVVKGAKYISFRHLEDTNFYTCEVINHDTINDLAMLVRYSGEFTKCVEFGESKDIKHGRNVYCISNPGVNSHFAVFRDTFSIGQIGCPDRLVENKKLIQINNTDGSYTGSMGAPVFSSSGTLIGIITKIEKPYDFAVRVDVVMEFFKATLQQVLDQKRSLGNSQATKEEQ
- the LOC113271628 gene encoding kinesin-like protein KIN-12F, with translation MHPGFGSPCENRERSRVINGQTSIEELQALSPKQQKEVSMLNARLAAAESMTHDVIGDLLAMQPARGSEVEEAQKQTKESIAGARNYEFEEANDTSDLLEERQRWRGKMDETVKKQFESQNSQLRVQYKMKGRRKTASQGMVMRNLARG